AGGAGCGTTACTTCCGGGTCATCGGCGTACGCGTGTCGGCCTCCAACCGCGAGGTGCCCGGCTGGTGCCAGCCGCTGCTGGCACCGTGCAGCACGGGCCTCGCCGCGTTCGTCATGCGCCGCATCGGCGGTACCCCGCACGTCCTGGCCCGCGCCGACCTGCGCCCCGGCTACCGCGACGTGGTCGAGGTGGGCCCCACGGTGCAGTGCACGCCGGACAACTACACCGGCCGCCCCGCCGACGAGTGGCCCGCCTACCTCGACCTGGTCCTGTCCCGCCGGGTACGCCCCATCTTCGACGTGGTGCAGTCCGAGGAGGGCGGCCGCTTCCATCACGCCCTCACCCGGCACCTGATCGTCGAGGTCGGCGGCGGCTTCCCGCTGGGCACCCCGCCGGACTTCGCGTGGCTCACCCTCGACCAGCTCGGCGAGCTCACCCGCCACAGCTACCAGCTCGACATGGAGGCGCGCAGCCTGCTGCTCTGCCTGCGCGGCCTGGCCACCTACCGCTAGCGACCCTTCGGGGTCGGGGGCGGGGTGGGTGGGACCTCCGCGGCCTTCAGTAAATCCAACCCAAACGAGACGCGAGCTACCGCGACGCCCGCGGTGGTCCGGACCGTCGCTCCCGCGGCCTCACCCTCCGCGGTCGCCCCGCTCCACCCAGGAGCCCACTCCGGCAGATCTTGGCAAGTTAGCGTCGAAATGGCGGGGCTAACTCACCAAGATCTCGAAGCTCACACCGACCCAACAGATCGACAGTCACAGACCGCGACGACGGTGCCGAACCGCGGCGGCCCCAGACAGGTGGATCTTGCATCTTGCCTTGTCAATGCCATACCCCGTAACCGGCCAACGCGGCGCGGACACACCGTGAGCTGGGAAGACGCCGGAAGCTGTCCGACGGCGCAGGGCGAGGCCCGCAACCGCGAAAGGTCGCTAGCGGATGCGGCCGCGGAAGAGGTCCATGCTCAGGGCGGCGAGCACGATGGTCATCAGCGGCAACGTCAGCAGGTGTCCCACGACGATGACGTTGGTGATCTCGCTCATCGACGGGATGGTGGCGTAGATGATGTCCTGTCGCATGGCGGCTCCCGGCCGGCTCCAGCGCGGGCGTCAGGAGGCGACCGCGGCCCACTTCTTCTTGGCGTTCTTCCAGGTGGAGGAGTTGATTTCGCTCCAGGCGCGACTGCGCATCTCCTCGAGGACGTCCGGGGGCACGAGGGTGCCGCTCATGTTCGCGTTGTAGATGTTCATCGTGTCCGGGTCGAAGTCCTCGCTGATGTGACCGCCGGCGACCGCCTGGTCGAAGAGCGGGGAGCCGGGCAGCGGCACGACGAGGAAGAAGTTCGCGGCGTCCAGGCCGTACGACACGTGCTCGCGGGCGAGGTCCAGCGTGCGTTCGATCTCCTCGAGCGTCTCGTCCGGGTACCCCATCATGTAGTTGCCGTAGATCTTGAAGCCGTACTCCTTCATCGCGATGATCAGGCCCTTGATGTCCGCCATCTCGATGTTGAGCTTGTTGCTCGCGTACTTGCGCATGATGCGCAGGTTGCCCGTCTCGAACGGCATGTTGATCTGGGTGAAACCGGCGTTCGCCAGCGCCTCGAGGACCTCGTGGTCCGGCTTCCACTTCTTCAGCAGGTGGATGATGTTGATGCCGTTGAGGTCGCAGATGGTCACGCCGGCGCCCTGGATCTTGCGCAGCAGCCGCAGTCCCCGCCGCTTGTCGCCCAGCAGCGAGTCGTCCTCGATGAACACGTCGGTCACGCCGAGGCCCTTGAGCGTGTCGATCTCGGCCAGCACCCGGTCGTCGGACTTGACGCGGAACTTGCCGATCGGGCCGCTCAGGCTGCCCTCCTGCTCGCCCGCGATGTGGCAGTACGCGCAGTGGAAGGGGCAGCCGAGCGAGGTCATCATCTGCGCGTACCGCAGCTCGACGCCGGGCTCGAACATGCCCGAGTGCGGCCGGGCGATCTTCCAGTACCGCGCGTTGGGCATCAGGTCCCAGGCGGGCATCGGCAGCTTGTCCAGGTCCCAGACGACGTCCTGCGCGCGGGCGGGGTTGGCCAGGATCCGGCCCTCGCCGGGCAGCGCGACCCCGTGTATCCCGCTGAAGTCGGGGTTCGGCGAGCGCCGGGCCGCGTCGACGATCTCGACGATCGCCTGCTCGCCCTCGGAAAGGGCGATCGCGTCGAACCCGGCCGCGAAGAAGCGCGGCATGCGCGACCGCGCGTTCACGCCGCCGGTGATGAGGAGCTTCTCGGGGTACGCCGCGCGGATCAGCCGCGCGCAGTGCAGGACCATCGTCTCCTGGTCCGTGAAGATCGAGGTGATGCCGACGATGTCGTAGTCGGCGGCGACCTCGAGGATGCGCTCGTCGCTCACGCCGGTGCGCAGGAAGCCGCTGGGCAGTGGCACGGGCTTCGCGAACATCTCCTCCAGCGGGTCGCCGTCGCTGCCCACGCACGCGTCGAAGATCCGCACGTCGACGCCGTGCTCGCGCAGGGCGCCGGCGAGGTTGGGGTAGGCGAGCGACCCGTTCGGCTTGCACACCGCCCCCGGGGCGGTCTGGGCCGGCGGGTACAGGAGCAGCACGCGTACATCACGAAGACCCATGCCCACAAGACTATCTAATTTTCAAGCTATGGCAAGGGCGTCCTAGCGCAGCACATGACCGCTGCGGCCGTACGGCGGCCACTGTGGAATCCCCGCGTGCGAGGGGTCTCCGGTGTGGACGAACGCCGCGACCGTCCGGAGCACCCCGCCGGCCAGTGCGCCCGCCGCGGCGCCGTCGATGCCGGCGAGCATCGGCGCTTCCGCGAAGGCGGGCAGCGAGTCGAAAGCGTAGGCGGATTCGGCCGCGTCGCCCAGGAAGTTGTCGCAGATCCGCACGGCTCCGGCGTGGTCGGCGGCGCGGACCCGCTCGTCCACGGGTGCCCACGCGGCGGCCTCGTGCCGCGTGTACCCGAGCATCCGGCTCGCGACCGCACCGCTCGCGGCGGCGACCGGGTCTCGGACCGACGACGCTCGACAGGCGGCCGGCGGCTGTGGCGCGCCCGGCCCTCGGGTCGTCGCGTCCCGCACGCCGGACCACGGCGGCGGCTCCCGCGGCGCGGCGAAGCGCAGCGGTCCCACCGGCGCCGCGGCGTACGGGACGGCGAAGAACGCGGTGGTCGTGCCGGCCCGCCGGCCACGCACCGCGCCGCCCGCCGTGCGCACCACGACGTCCGAAGTGGACATCAATCTCCGGTGCGGCGGTAGAAGTCCTCGATGTACTTCGTGAACGGCTCGCGGTCGAGGTAACCGTCGCCGTTTTCGTCCAGGCGCTGAAACGCCTCCAGGCTCGCGACCTGCGGATAGTCCGAGACCGACTGGGTGGTCATCCAGACCTGCAGCGAGACCCGGCCCTCGCCGTCGGCGCCCATGTCGAAGACGGACACGGCCCACGGCATCGCGACCCGCTCCACGAAGTCCCAGTCGTCGTGCGCGGCCACCCAGTCGTCGAGGCTCACCACCTTGTCGCCGGCCTCGTCGATCCGGCCCGGAAGGTGCTGCCAAAGGCGGTTGGAGTGCGTGGTGATCGCGTACCACTGTGGACAGCCGGGAGCCACGTGCAGTGCCACGCACCAGCGCTGGTTGAGAAGGTCCAGATCGGACTGCCGGATCAGGCCGTCACCGTTGTGGTCGTACCGCTTGAAAAGCCCTTCGTACTCGGCCCTCGTGGCCATGGGTCACCCTCCAAACCGGTTGCCGATGCGCTCCGCCACCACTGGCAGCAGGCGCCGCTCCAGCAGGTCGCGCCAGGCCGACTCGTGGCCGGCTCTCGTCTCGTCGTCGGGAAAGCCGCTGTGGGTGAGGCGCTGCGCGCTGCCGTCGCCGTCCGGCCACAGCTCGACCCGGAGCACGGTCTCGTGCCCGCGGGTGCCGGCCTCGTTGACCCAGGTCAGCACCAGCAGCCGGTCGCGCTCGACGCCGAGGAAGCGCCCGTAGTGCGGATGGCGCCGTCCATCGTGGAACGTCTCGAAGAAGTACGGCGCGTTGACCTCGGGGGTCAGCACCATCGCGCCCGGCTCGGCGAACCAGCGGTCGAAGCCCGCCGTCCAGGCGTGGAAGAGCACCGGCGGCGGTGCGGGGAACGTGCGCTCGACGACCAGCTCGTGCGGCCGGGCCGACAGGTCCGGCGGGCAGATCGGCTCAGTCAAGGCGGCGCCTCCAGGTATATGAGCACTTGCAATTGATATAGTAATGTAGATCCTGCTCGCACGGAACACCGGCCGGGCCCGAGAGCGCCGGCCACGGTCTGCCGAGAGGATCCCGCGATGCGCGTGCTGCTGACCTCCGTCCCCGCAGTCGGACACTTCTTCCCCCTCGTCCCGCTGGCGCACGCGTTCCGCGCCGCCGGGCACGAGGTGCTCGTGGCGCTCGCCGAGCACCCCGAGTGGGCCGCCAGCGCCGGCCTGCCGGTCGTCGACCCCGCACCGGGCTACGAGGCGGTGGCCCTCGCGATGGGGACCCTCGAAGCGGACCCGGCATTCCGCGACGAGTGGTTCAAGCCGATCGGACCGGACCGCGACATCTCCCCGCGGGCGAAGATGTTCGCCGGCTTCAACGGCCCGCTCGTCGCCGGCACGCTGGAGCTCGCCGAGCAGTGGAAGCCGCACCTGGTGGTGCACGAGCAGACCACGAGCGTCGGCGCGATGGTGGCGGCGAAGCTCGGCGTGCCGGCCGTGCAGCGCAACATCGGGCCGGTCGTCACCAACAACACCCACCGGCTCACCGCCGAGCTGCTGGCCGATCTCAACGAGAAGTACGACATCCCGCCGGTGCCGGCGACCGCGGAGATCGTCGAGCTGCTGCCGCCGAGCATGCTGACCGCGCCGGCCGAGGGCATCTTCATGGGCGGCGCGCCGTACAACGGCGGTGGCCTGCTCGGCCACAGCCTGCCGCGCCGCTCGGAGCGGCCGCAGGTCGTGCTCTCGATGGGCGGCGGCTTCTCGGCGCGGTTCTTCGGCCTCGGCGCGATGCACCCGCTGCTCGCCTCCGCCGCCGAGGTCGACGCGGACTTCGTGCTGGCGCTCGGCAGCGCCGACATCAGCAGCCTCGGCACGCTCCCGCCGAACGTGCGGCCCAGCGGCTGGATCCCCTTCGGCGAGCTGTTCCGCACCTGCACGGCCGTCGTGCACCACGGCGGCGGCAGCACCGCTCTCGCCGCGATCGACGCGGGCATCCCCCAGCTCGTCGCGCTCGACCCGATGGACGTGGGTTCCGGCCCGCTGGCCGCGTCGGTGCAGGAGCGCGGGGTGGGCCTGGTGGCCGCGCCCGACGACGTGACCCCGGCTGTGCTGGAGCGCCTGATCGGCGACGACACCCTCCGCACGGCCACTGCCGAGGTCCGCATGGAGATCGCCGCCCTCCCCTCGCCCTCCCAGGTCGCCACCCGCCTCGCCGACCTGGCCGCGCGCATCTGAGCGCACACCCCCTAGGCGTTGATCAGGGACTTGGTGGAGCGAAACGCCGTACGGCACGCCCACCAAGTCCCTGATCAACGGCATCAACGGGGTTCAGTCGGGTCCGTCCAGCCAGATGTTGGCGGCGTCCAGCCAGCGGTCGATCTGGGGCATGGGCATCGCGTTGCGGACGCGGGGGCTGGTCATGTGGGGGATCGTGGGCTCGCAGGCCAGGATGGGCACGATGGCCACGTCTTCCAGGACCTGGCGGTCGACCTGGTGCCACAGCTCCTCGGCGCGCGCGGGGTCGGGCTCAGCTAGGGCCTCCGAGATCAGCCGGTCGACCACCGGGTTGCGGTAGTCGCCGTAGTTGGCGGTACCGGCCGCGAAGTTGGACTGGAACATCGGCTGCACGTACGCGCGGCCGTTGTTGCCGAACCAGTCCGGCGTCCACGCCGCCGCGGTGATGTCCCACTCCCCCGCCTCGGCCCTGGCCGGGTTCTGCAGCAGCCGGTAGTACTCGTCGGCCGAGCCGGCGAACACGAGCTCGACCGTGATCCCGACCGCCTCCAGGTCCTCCGCGTACGACTTGGCGATCGAGTCGTGCGGCGCGTCCTCGCGGTACAGGGCCTTCAGGGTGAGGCCGCCGGCGTACCCCGCCTCCGCGAGCAGCTCCCGGGCGCGGCGCGGGTCGCCCCGGTCGCCGAGCGTGGGGTACCGGTCGTACTCGCGGTGCCCCACGTTCCCGTACGGGATCGCGGTGTGCGCGGTGACCGTCACGGTGCCCACGTTCATCTCGTCGAGGAAGCGCACCATCGCGGCCTTGTCCACGGCGTACGCGATGGCCCGCCGCACGTTCAGGTCGCGCACCGCGCCGCCCTGGTTCGGGCTGCGCATGTTGAACACGAGGTACGGGTTGAGCGCGTACCCGAGGTGCCGGTCGGCGTCGAGCACCCGCCGGTCCGGGCTGATCACCGGCGCGCCCCAGGAAAGGTCGGCCGCGCCGCTGGCGATCTCCTGGCGCACCGCCTCGTCGCTGGCCCGGGCCATGCGCACCTCGATACGCTCCACGTACTGGTGGCGGACCGGGTCGGTCTCCTGCCGCCAGGCCGGGTTGCGCTCCATCGTGAGCGAGCGCGCCGCCTCGTAGCCGGTCAGCCGGTACGGGCCGAGCGAGCGCAGGTTTCGGATCAGCTCGGGGCTGTCCGGCACGTACGCGTCGTACTCCACCGGCGCCGGCGACGCGAACATCATCGCCAGGATGTTCAGCATGTCGTTGGCCGGCCGGACCAGGTCGATCACGAGCACGTCGTCGCCCTCGGCGGTGAGCCCGGAAATCTCGTGCCGGTTCTGGTAGTCGGCCAGCTCCTCGGCCGTCGCGGACCTGCCGTCGAAGGCGCGGCGGTACCCCTCGGCGAACTCCGCCATGCCGCGGATCGTGCTCGTGTAGTACGT
The window above is part of the Phytohabitans houttuyneae genome. Proteins encoded here:
- a CDS encoding B12-binding domain-containing radical SAM protein codes for the protein MGLRDVRVLLLYPPAQTAPGAVCKPNGSLAYPNLAGALREHGVDVRIFDACVGSDGDPLEEMFAKPVPLPSGFLRTGVSDERILEVAADYDIVGITSIFTDQETMVLHCARLIRAAYPEKLLITGGVNARSRMPRFFAAGFDAIALSEGEQAIVEIVDAARRSPNPDFSGIHGVALPGEGRILANPARAQDVVWDLDKLPMPAWDLMPNARYWKIARPHSGMFEPGVELRYAQMMTSLGCPFHCAYCHIAGEQEGSLSGPIGKFRVKSDDRVLAEIDTLKGLGVTDVFIEDDSLLGDKRRGLRLLRKIQGAGVTICDLNGINIIHLLKKWKPDHEVLEALANAGFTQINMPFETGNLRIMRKYASNKLNIEMADIKGLIIAMKEYGFKIYGNYMMGYPDETLEEIERTLDLAREHVSYGLDAANFFLVVPLPGSPLFDQAVAGGHISEDFDPDTMNIYNANMSGTLVPPDVLEEMRSRAWSEINSSTWKNAKKKWAAVAS
- a CDS encoding carboxylesterase family protein, yielding MSTSDVVVRTAGGAVRGRRAGTTTAFFAVPYAAAPVGPLRFAAPREPPPWSGVRDATTRGPGAPQPPAACRASSVRDPVAAASGAVASRMLGYTRHEAAAWAPVDERVRAADHAGAVRICDNFLGDAAESAYAFDSLPAFAEAPMLAGIDGAAAGALAGGVLRTVAAFVHTGDPSHAGIPQWPPYGRSGHVLR
- a CDS encoding EF-hand domain-containing protein, with amino-acid sequence MATRAEYEGLFKRYDHNGDGLIRQSDLDLLNQRWCVALHVAPGCPQWYAITTHSNRLWQHLPGRIDEAGDKVVSLDDWVAAHDDWDFVERVAMPWAVSVFDMGADGEGRVSLQVWMTTQSVSDYPQVASLEAFQRLDENGDGYLDREPFTKYIEDFYRRTGD
- a CDS encoding SRPBCC family protein, which encodes MTEPICPPDLSARPHELVVERTFPAPPPVLFHAWTAGFDRWFAEPGAMVLTPEVNAPYFFETFHDGRRHPHYGRFLGVERDRLLVLTWVNEAGTRGHETVLRVELWPDGDGSAQRLTHSGFPDDETRAGHESAWRDLLERRLLPVVAERIGNRFGG
- a CDS encoding nucleotide disphospho-sugar-binding domain-containing protein, producing MRVLLTSVPAVGHFFPLVPLAHAFRAAGHEVLVALAEHPEWAASAGLPVVDPAPGYEAVALAMGTLEADPAFRDEWFKPIGPDRDISPRAKMFAGFNGPLVAGTLELAEQWKPHLVVHEQTTSVGAMVAAKLGVPAVQRNIGPVVTNNTHRLTAELLADLNEKYDIPPVPATAEIVELLPPSMLTAPAEGIFMGGAPYNGGGLLGHSLPRRSERPQVVLSMGGGFSARFFGLGAMHPLLASAAEVDADFVLALGSADISSLGTLPPNVRPSGWIPFGELFRTCTAVVHHGGGSTALAAIDAGIPQLVALDPMDVGSGPLAASVQERGVGLVAAPDDVTPAVLERLIGDDTLRTATAEVRMEIAALPSPSQVATRLADLAARI
- a CDS encoding ABC transporter substrate-binding protein; the protein is MGTDPRYGGTLRYYGPGGMDHVDPACAYYAFSHQITRLFTRQLFSYRTTLDESALVPVPDVAAEVPTVAGGGLSPDGRRYRIRLRPGVLWDTDPPRPVTAADFVRGFKRMCNPIAGAGAITYYTSTIRGMAEFAEGYRRAFDGRSATAEELADYQNRHEISGLTAEGDDVLVIDLVRPANDMLNILAMMFASPAPVEYDAYVPDSPELIRNLRSLGPYRLTGYEAARSLTMERNPAWRQETDPVRHQYVERIEVRMARASDEAVRQEIASGAADLSWGAPVISPDRRVLDADRHLGYALNPYLVFNMRSPNQGGAVRDLNVRRAIAYAVDKAAMVRFLDEMNVGTVTVTAHTAIPYGNVGHREYDRYPTLGDRGDPRRARELLAEAGYAGGLTLKALYREDAPHDSIAKSYAEDLEAVGITVELVFAGSADEYYRLLQNPARAEAGEWDITAAAWTPDWFGNNGRAYVQPMFQSNFAAGTANYGDYRNPVVDRLISEALAEPDPARAEELWHQVDRQVLEDVAIVPILACEPTIPHMTSPRVRNAMPMPQIDRWLDAANIWLDGPD